From Haloarcula hispanica ATCC 33960, the proteins below share one genomic window:
- a CDS encoding translation initiation factor IF-2 subunit gamma, with the protein MTSNKQPEVNIGLVGHVDHGKTTLVQALSGEWTDQHSEEMKRGISIRLGYADATFRRCPEAEEPEAFTVDEHCDDHDVDTDHLRTVSFVDAPGHETLMATMLSGAAIMDGAVLVISATEPVPQAQTEEHLSALDIIGIDNIVIAQNKVDLVDEERAMQNYEQIQEFVEGTVAEGAPVVPISAGQEANIDLLIEAVQSEIPTPERDPDEDARMMVARSFDINRPGTTWDDLMGGVLGGSLVGGQLDADDEIELRPGREVEEGGQTEWQPVTTTVRSLQSGGDFVDTVTPGGLLGVGTGLDPAITKGDALAGQVAGPPGSLPPVHETFTMDVDLLERIVGDDGGEVDEISTGEPLMLTIGTATTVGSVTSARDEECEVALKRPVCAASGSKIAINRRVGARWRLIGVGTLR; encoded by the coding sequence ATGACATCGAACAAACAACCGGAGGTGAACATCGGACTCGTCGGGCACGTCGACCACGGAAAGACGACGCTCGTACAGGCGCTGTCCGGCGAATGGACCGACCAGCACTCCGAGGAGATGAAGCGCGGTATCTCTATCCGACTCGGCTACGCCGACGCGACGTTCCGTCGCTGTCCGGAGGCCGAGGAGCCGGAGGCCTTTACCGTCGACGAGCACTGCGACGACCACGACGTCGACACCGACCACCTCCGGACGGTGTCGTTCGTGGACGCGCCCGGGCACGAGACGCTGATGGCCACCATGCTGTCCGGCGCGGCCATCATGGACGGGGCCGTTCTCGTCATCTCGGCGACCGAGCCCGTCCCGCAGGCCCAGACCGAGGAGCACCTGAGCGCGCTCGATATCATCGGTATCGACAATATCGTCATCGCCCAGAACAAGGTTGACCTTGTCGACGAGGAGCGGGCGATGCAGAACTACGAGCAGATTCAGGAGTTCGTCGAGGGCACCGTCGCCGAAGGCGCACCGGTTGTCCCCATCAGCGCGGGCCAGGAGGCCAACATCGACCTGCTTATCGAGGCTGTCCAGTCTGAGATTCCGACGCCGGAACGGGACCCGGACGAGGACGCCCGCATGATGGTCGCACGCTCGTTCGACATCAACCGTCCCGGTACAACCTGGGACGACCTGATGGGCGGCGTGCTTGGCGGGTCGCTCGTTGGCGGCCAACTGGACGCCGACGACGAGATCGAACTCCGTCCCGGCCGCGAGGTCGAGGAAGGCGGCCAGACGGAGTGGCAGCCCGTGACGACGACGGTCCGCTCGCTCCAGTCCGGCGGCGACTTCGTGGACACGGTCACGCCGGGCGGCCTGCTCGGCGTCGGGACCGGTCTCGATCCCGCCATCACGAAGGGCGACGCCCTCGCCGGCCAGGTCGCCGGCCCGCCCGGCAGCCTCCCGCCGGTCCACGAGACGTTCACGATGGACGTGGACCTGCTGGAACGCATCGTCGGCGACGACGGCGGCGAAGTCGACGAGATTTCGACCGGCGAACCGCTGATGCTGACTATCGGTACCGCCACCACAGTCGGTTCGGTCACAAGCGCGCGCGACGAGGAATGTGAAGTCGCGCTCAAGCGCCCGGTCTGTGCGGCCTCGGGCTCGAAGATCGCCATCAACCGCCGTGTCGGCGCTCGGTGGCGGCTCATCGGTGTCGGCACGCTGCGGTGA
- a CDS encoding DUF188 domain-containing protein: MIVLDTNALMMPVECNVRLFEELDRVLPDATDYVAPAAVRDELAKLADGAGAEATAASVGQDLLDRCTVRETTADYADDAVLELAQADDATHAVTNDTPLKRRLLDAGVPVISLRGRNKLGITQP, from the coding sequence ATGATTGTGCTGGACACGAACGCACTGATGATGCCGGTCGAATGCAACGTACGGCTGTTCGAGGAACTCGATAGGGTGCTGCCGGACGCGACGGACTACGTCGCGCCCGCTGCCGTCCGCGACGAACTGGCGAAACTGGCCGACGGGGCCGGTGCGGAAGCGACGGCCGCCTCGGTCGGGCAGGACCTGCTCGACCGGTGTACGGTTCGGGAGACGACGGCGGACTACGCGGACGACGCCGTCCTCGAACTGGCACAGGCAGACGATGCGACACACGCGGTCACGAACGACACCCCCCTCAAACGACGCCTGCTGGACGCGGGCGTTCCAGTAATTAGTTTAAGGGGCCGGAACAAACTGGGTATCACTCAACCATAA
- a CDS encoding DNA-directed RNA polymerase, which produces MYKRVRLRDTVEVPPRFLAEVSPGLVKRLLQEKLEGRMDEDVGSVVSVIEVHDIGTGAVLPNKPGVYYEAEFDALTFDPQMQEVVDGEVVEVVNFGAFIGIGPVDGLLHVSQISDEYLAYDEENQQLASRESNRTLTVGDAVRARIVTKSIDERNPRDSKIGLTAKQVGLGKHGWLQEERERREGTAEAGDS; this is translated from the coding sequence ATGTATAAACGGGTACGCCTACGCGATACGGTCGAAGTCCCGCCACGCTTTCTGGCGGAGGTCAGTCCGGGGCTGGTCAAACGGCTCCTGCAAGAGAAGCTCGAAGGTCGAATGGACGAGGACGTCGGCAGCGTCGTCTCCGTCATCGAGGTCCACGACATCGGCACCGGCGCTGTGTTGCCGAACAAGCCCGGCGTCTACTACGAGGCCGAGTTCGACGCGCTCACGTTCGACCCGCAGATGCAGGAAGTGGTCGACGGCGAGGTCGTCGAGGTCGTCAACTTCGGGGCCTTCATCGGCATCGGGCCGGTCGATGGCCTGCTGCACGTCTCCCAGATATCCGACGAGTATCTGGCCTACGACGAGGAGAACCAGCAACTCGCCTCACGGGAGTCCAACCGGACGCTCACCGTCGGCGACGCTGTCCGGGCGCGCATCGTCACCAAGAGCATCGACGAGCGCAACCCGCGGGACTCCAAGATCGGCCTAACAGCGAAACAGGTCGGCCTGGGCAAGCACGGCTGGCTTCAGGAGGAGCGCGAGCGCCGCGAAGGCACGGCGGAAGCCGGTGATAGCTGA
- the spt4 gene encoding transcription elongation factor subunit Spt4 codes for MADRLVCRDCHRVQGAEIESQCEACGGTALTEDWAGYVVIAHPERSDIAEEMEVTEPGKYALKVR; via the coding sequence ATGGCGGACCGACTCGTCTGTCGCGACTGTCACCGCGTCCAGGGCGCGGAAATCGAAAGCCAGTGCGAGGCCTGTGGCGGCACCGCACTGACCGAGGACTGGGCCGGCTACGTCGTCATCGCGCACCCGGAGCGGTCCGACATCGCTGAGGAGATGGAAGTGACCGAGCCGGGCAAGTACGCGCTGAAAGTCCGCTAA
- a CDS encoding GTP-dependent dephospho-CoA kinase family protein — protein sequence MSDVVLELPSDLRHELKEPLGRIYTDTAALLADAGDPIIAVGDMVTYHLIEAGRVPDLALVDERTKRSAVDADVSAAIDGFDRKRDVSNPAATLTAELLAALRDGIDSGETTLLDVDGEEDLATLPAVLAAPAGASVVYGQPDEGMVLADCDAEARDRVRSLLERMDGDAERAIALVSE from the coding sequence GTGTCCGACGTCGTTCTCGAACTCCCGAGTGACTTGCGGCACGAGCTGAAAGAGCCGCTCGGACGGATTTATACCGATACAGCGGCGCTGCTGGCCGACGCCGGTGACCCCATCATCGCCGTTGGCGATATGGTCACGTACCACCTCATCGAGGCCGGACGGGTGCCCGACCTCGCGCTGGTCGACGAACGGACCAAGCGCTCGGCCGTCGACGCGGACGTGTCGGCGGCTATCGACGGGTTTGACCGGAAGCGAGACGTGTCAAACCCGGCCGCGACGCTCACCGCCGAACTGCTTGCTGCGCTCAGGGACGGTATCGACAGCGGCGAGACGACACTTCTCGATGTCGACGGCGAGGAGGACCTCGCCACGCTCCCCGCAGTGCTCGCCGCACCTGCCGGTGCCAGCGTCGTGTACGGCCAGCCGGACGAAGGGATGGTGCTGGCAGACTGTGACGCCGAAGCCCGGGACCGGGTCCGGTCGCTGCTGGAGCGGATGGACGGTGACGCCGAGCGGGCGATTGCGCTCGTATCGGAGTAA
- a CDS encoding rubrerythrin-like domain-containing protein — MPTWSDPAPCDDDEQLFECPDCGKRLCSERSAVSCGRCGTDMQNLSVPRPE, encoded by the coding sequence ATGCCGACGTGGTCAGACCCCGCCCCATGCGACGACGACGAACAGTTATTCGAATGCCCGGACTGCGGAAAGCGCCTCTGTAGCGAGCGCTCGGCGGTCTCCTGTGGTCGCTGTGGAACAGATATGCAGAACCTCAGCGTTCCACGGCCGGAATAA
- a CDS encoding RNA methyltransferase, with protein sequence MYVLELGGQDDAFARREAASAASAVDTLAPGLATARGISDRVRHLAFTHRACDLIGTADPDIESAAALLSAATIDREGSVAVRAVDVRASTGIDTQQAERTLGGVLTDRGFAVDLDDPDHVLYAYLSDPDGDEEGGTGEACCALGWLTAESVRDFGGRQPTDRPFFQPGSMDPLEARALVNIAGAGPDATILDPMCGTGGLLLEAGLVGADVVGGDAQEKMVSGTRENLSYALDGNGHPNRDAYPDPGDWGVFRSDASKLPVADDAVDAVVFDAPYGRQSRIEGELAPLVSGALGEADRVAGRCVLVADRDWREAGTGAGWTVTDYFQRRVHRSLVRHVHVLE encoded by the coding sequence GTGTACGTCCTCGAACTCGGCGGGCAGGACGACGCGTTCGCGCGGCGGGAGGCAGCAAGCGCCGCGAGCGCCGTCGACACCCTCGCGCCCGGACTAGCGACGGCACGGGGCATCAGCGACCGTGTTCGCCACCTCGCGTTCACCCACCGGGCCTGTGACCTGATCGGAACCGCGGACCCCGACATCGAAAGCGCCGCCGCGCTGCTGTCGGCCGCGACCATCGACCGCGAGGGGAGCGTCGCCGTGCGAGCGGTCGACGTGCGAGCGAGCACTGGCATCGACACACAACAGGCTGAGCGGACGCTGGGCGGGGTGCTGACCGATCGCGGCTTTGCCGTCGACCTCGACGACCCCGACCACGTCCTCTATGCCTATCTCTCAGACCCCGACGGCGACGAGGAGGGCGGGACCGGCGAGGCCTGCTGTGCGCTGGGCTGGCTTACCGCCGAGAGCGTGCGGGACTTCGGCGGCCGACAGCCGACAGACCGCCCGTTCTTCCAGCCCGGCAGCATGGACCCGCTCGAAGCCCGCGCGCTGGTCAATATCGCCGGAGCCGGCCCGGACGCAACGATACTGGACCCGATGTGTGGCACCGGCGGCCTCCTGCTAGAGGCGGGGCTGGTCGGGGCCGACGTGGTCGGCGGCGACGCACAGGAAAAGATGGTCTCGGGGACGCGCGAGAACCTGAGCTACGCGCTCGACGGCAACGGCCATCCCAACAGGGACGCCTATCCCGACCCGGGCGACTGGGGGGTGTTCCGCTCCGATGCGTCCAAACTACCGGTTGCCGACGACGCCGTCGACGCCGTCGTCTTCGACGCCCCCTACGGCCGCCAGTCCCGTATCGAGGGCGAACTCGCCCCCCTCGTTTCCGGTGCACTCGGCGAAGCCGACCGCGTCGCAGGACGGTGCGTGCTGGTCGCCGACCGCGACTGGCGCGAGGCAGGGACCGGCGCAGGCTGGACTGTCACCGACTACTTCCAGCGGCGAGTCCACCGTTCACTTGTCAGACACGTCCACGTTCTTGAGTGA
- a CDS encoding DUF7473 family protein — protein sequence MLQSGFSSLTGGGILAVLVTVLVTWLFYAVTLHLAATFFIGDVPSQLAAKAATAPAVVSLILQRWGVESGVVSADLGVLVVLVLTMLADGIAISTTYRLSTRSTAPLVALHLAFAAVLGFALNNIFSFV from the coding sequence ATGCTCCAGTCCGGGTTCTCTAGCCTGACCGGTGGCGGTATCCTCGCCGTCCTCGTTACCGTTCTCGTCACCTGGCTCTTCTACGCCGTCACGCTCCACCTGGCCGCGACGTTTTTCATTGGCGACGTGCCCAGCCAGCTCGCGGCCAAAGCCGCCACCGCACCGGCGGTCGTCTCGCTGATCCTCCAGCGCTGGGGGGTCGAGTCCGGCGTCGTCTCGGCGGATCTGGGCGTGCTGGTCGTCCTCGTGCTCACAATGCTGGCCGACGGTATCGCGATTAGTACCACGTACCGGCTCTCGACCCGCTCGACAGCCCCGCTCGTGGCGCTGCACCTGGCCTTCGCAGCCGTCCTCGGGTTCGCGCTGAACAACATCTTCAGCTTCGTGTAA
- a CDS encoding HalOD1 output domain-containing protein produces the protein MIKREVRSAESVSEAVVLAVSIAEDCHPRALPSLYGVVNPESLNDLFRQDSKRETPETDSISFRFSESLVTVDADECIKVEYAP, from the coding sequence ATGATTAAACGCGAGGTTCGTTCCGCTGAATCGGTAAGCGAAGCGGTCGTCCTGGCTGTGAGTATCGCTGAGGATTGCCATCCACGAGCGCTCCCCTCACTGTACGGCGTTGTCAATCCCGAATCACTGAATGACTTGTTCAGACAGGACAGCAAACGTGAGACGCCCGAAACCGATTCTATCTCGTTTCGGTTCAGCGAGTCTCTCGTCACGGTCGACGCCGATGAGTGTATCAAAGTCGAGTACGCTCCGTGA
- the hisG gene encoding ATP phosphoribosyltransferase, whose product MRIAVPNKGRLHEPSEELLERAGLHLVDGADRQLHADTVDPDVTVLYARAADIPEYVADGAADVGITGLDQVRESDTDDLVELRDLDFGRCRLVLAAPEDSDIETVYDFEGGRIATEFPKITRRYFDRVDVDVDVTEVSGATELTPHVDIADGIVDITSTGTTLRMNRLAVVDEVLESSVRLFAREDTADDEKVQQVDTALGSVLAAEDKRYLMMNAPEDALDDVEDVLPGMGGPTVMDIAGSDQLAVHAVVEERAVFETISSLKDVGASDILVTEIERLVE is encoded by the coding sequence ATGCGAATCGCCGTCCCCAACAAGGGCCGCCTGCACGAACCAAGCGAGGAACTGCTCGAACGGGCCGGCCTCCACCTGGTCGACGGGGCCGACCGCCAACTGCACGCCGACACCGTCGACCCGGACGTGACCGTCCTGTACGCCCGCGCCGCCGACATCCCCGAGTACGTCGCGGACGGCGCTGCCGACGTGGGTATCACCGGCCTCGACCAGGTCCGGGAGTCCGACACCGACGACCTCGTCGAACTCCGCGACCTCGATTTCGGCCGCTGTCGCCTCGTTCTGGCCGCGCCGGAGGACAGCGACATCGAGACCGTGTACGACTTCGAAGGGGGCCGCATCGCCACGGAGTTCCCCAAAATCACCCGGCGGTACTTCGACCGGGTCGATGTGGACGTGGACGTGACGGAGGTGTCCGGCGCGACGGAACTGACCCCCCACGTCGACATCGCCGACGGCATCGTCGATATCACCTCGACCGGGACCACGCTCCGGATGAACCGCCTCGCCGTCGTCGACGAGGTACTGGAAAGCTCTGTCCGCCTGTTCGCCCGCGAAGACACCGCTGACGACGAGAAGGTCCAGCAGGTCGACACCGCGCTCGGCTCCGTCCTCGCCGCCGAAGACAAACGCTATCTCATGATGAACGCCCCCGAAGACGCCCTCGACGACGTGGAAGACGTGCTTCCGGGCATGGGCGGCCCCACGGTGATGGACATCGCCGGCTCCGACCAGCTCGCCGTTCACGCCGTCGTCGAGGAGCGCGCCGTCTTCGAGACGATTAGCTCGCTCAAAGACGTGGGCGCAAGTGACATACTGGTGACAGAGATAGAGCGGCTGGTCGAATAG
- a CDS encoding MFS transporter, which translates to MLLAVAAGWFLVLGMRFVVPAVLPTIREEFIISNTQAGLAVTVLWLTYAAVQFPAGVLIDRIGERTLLVAAALLSGVGLLGYFFAPVFSLFLIATGAFGLGTGLYGPTRGTALSRTFDAREGTAFGVVMAAGSLGAAALPAVAAFVTTRYGWRLALASAAPLFMLVAGALWLSVSDRPTSESERSLRRDLRTVLVGFRDRRLVLSVSGKTLMLFAFQAVTAFLTTYLVTVRGLSQGTAGALLSVLFVGGALSQTATGRLADRYGTPSVLTAVALVSTVPLVLIPSVHGVVPLAVVSGLIGVRMSVGPLANAYIVDTLPDAAEGTGWGLLRTGFFGISSLGSTAVGLLADQNLFAVAFYGLAGLTLLAAATFVVLPRRDRL; encoded by the coding sequence ATGCTGCTTGCCGTCGCTGCCGGCTGGTTCCTCGTCCTCGGGATGCGTTTCGTCGTGCCTGCGGTTCTGCCGACGATACGCGAGGAGTTCATCATCTCGAACACACAGGCGGGGCTCGCGGTCACGGTGCTCTGGCTCACGTACGCGGCGGTACAGTTTCCGGCCGGAGTTCTGATCGACCGGATCGGGGAGCGGACGCTGTTGGTGGCCGCGGCGTTGCTGTCCGGCGTCGGGCTGCTGGGCTACTTTTTCGCGCCGGTGTTCTCGCTGTTCCTCATCGCGACGGGCGCGTTCGGGCTCGGGACGGGACTGTACGGCCCCACCCGCGGGACCGCCCTCTCGCGGACGTTCGACGCCCGCGAGGGGACCGCCTTCGGTGTCGTGATGGCCGCCGGCTCTCTCGGAGCGGCCGCACTGCCCGCCGTCGCCGCGTTCGTCACGACCCGGTACGGCTGGCGGCTGGCGCTTGCCAGCGCCGCCCCGCTGTTCATGCTTGTCGCCGGCGCGCTCTGGCTCTCGGTGTCGGACCGTCCGACCAGCGAGTCCGAACGGAGCCTCCGTCGGGACCTCCGAACGGTCCTCGTCGGCTTTCGGGACCGCCGGCTCGTGCTGTCGGTTTCGGGCAAGACACTGATGTTGTTCGCCTTTCAGGCCGTGACAGCATTCCTCACCACGTATCTGGTCACGGTCCGGGGCCTCTCACAGGGAACCGCTGGGGCGCTTCTCTCGGTGCTGTTCGTCGGTGGCGCGCTCTCACAGACAGCCACCGGTCGGCTCGCCGACCGATACGGAACGCCCAGTGTCCTGACCGCTGTCGCGCTCGTCAGTACCGTTCCCCTCGTACTCATTCCGTCCGTCCACGGCGTCGTGCCGCTGGCCGTCGTCTCCGGCCTCATCGGGGTTCGGATGAGCGTCGGCCCACTGGCAAACGCCTACATCGTCGACACGCTGCCTGACGCCGCCGAAGGCACCGGCTGGGGCCTGCTCCGGACCGGCTTTTTCGGGATTAGTTCGCTGGGCTCGACCGCTGTCGGCCTGCTCGCCGACCAGAACCTGTTTGCGGTCGCGTTCTACGGTCTCGCCGGTCTGACGCTCCTGGCCGCGGCTACCTTCGTTGTCCTCCCACGCCGGGACCGCCTGTAA
- a CDS encoding amidohydrolase produces MSELLVTGGQVLRPDLTVERADVLVSQDSGDIVAVDEPGTLDGDDELDASDGLVIPGLVNAHTHVAMTLLRGLADDKPLDAWLQEDIWPVEAELTAEDIHAGAELGLVEMIRSGTTALSDMYFEVEEIADAVDQAGMRAVLGFTAVTVGKDDEAARSDLQESLDVARKLDGAADGRIRTTFQPHSLTTVGEEYLREYVPKALDDDRSIHLHANETRDEVTPIVDEHDQRPLAYADDIGLLDGDTYVAHGVHVDDSEIDLLAETGTGVAHCPASNMKLASGMAPVQDLLDAGVTVGIGTDGAASNNDLDMFDEMRDAAMIGKLAADDASAVDAGTVVEMATENGANLLGFDSGRLEAGANADLAVIDLDAPHLTPAHDLVSHLAYAVHGSDVRHTVCDGEVLMRDRTVEVFDEQAVRERASDHASALVERAGD; encoded by the coding sequence ATGAGTGAACTCCTCGTTACCGGCGGGCAGGTCCTCCGGCCGGACCTGACCGTCGAGCGTGCGGACGTACTGGTTTCACAGGACAGCGGCGATATCGTGGCGGTCGACGAACCGGGCACACTGGACGGCGACGACGAACTCGACGCCAGCGACGGCCTGGTCATTCCCGGGCTGGTCAACGCCCACACCCACGTCGCCATGACGCTGCTGCGCGGCCTCGCGGACGACAAGCCCCTCGACGCCTGGCTGCAGGAGGACATTTGGCCCGTCGAGGCGGAACTGACCGCCGAGGACATCCACGCCGGCGCGGAACTCGGGCTGGTCGAGATGATCCGGTCGGGGACGACAGCACTATCGGACATGTACTTCGAGGTCGAGGAAATCGCGGACGCAGTCGACCAGGCCGGGATGCGAGCAGTGCTTGGCTTTACTGCAGTCACCGTCGGCAAGGATGACGAGGCCGCGCGGTCTGATCTGCAGGAGAGTCTCGACGTGGCTCGGAAACTCGACGGCGCGGCCGACGGCCGTATCCGGACGACGTTCCAGCCCCACTCCCTGACGACCGTCGGTGAGGAATACCTGCGCGAGTACGTCCCGAAGGCCCTCGACGATGACCGCTCGATTCACCTGCATGCCAACGAGACGCGCGATGAGGTGACACCCATCGTCGACGAGCACGACCAGCGCCCGCTCGCCTACGCCGACGACATCGGCCTGCTGGACGGCGACACCTACGTGGCCCACGGCGTCCACGTCGACGACAGCGAGATCGACCTGCTGGCCGAAACTGGTACCGGCGTCGCTCACTGTCCAGCCTCGAATATGAAACTCGCCAGCGGGATGGCTCCCGTGCAGGACCTGCTGGACGCCGGCGTCACCGTCGGCATCGGAACCGACGGCGCGGCCTCAAACAACGACCTCGATATGTTCGACGAGATGCGCGACGCGGCGATGATAGGTAAACTCGCGGCCGACGACGCCAGCGCGGTCGACGCTGGCACTGTCGTCGAAATGGCGACGGAAAACGGCGCAAACCTGCTCGGCTTCGACAGCGGCCGTCTCGAAGCCGGCGCGAACGCGGACCTGGCCGTCATCGACCTCGACGCTCCCCACCTGACGCCGGCCCACGACCTCGTCTCGCACCTGGCCTACGCCGTCCACGGGAGCGACGTTCGCCACACGGTCTGTGACGGCGAAGTGCTCATGCGCGACCGCACGGTCGAGGTGTTCGACGAGCAGGCCGTCCGCGAACGAGCGAGCGACCACGCGTCCGCGCTGGTCGAACGAGCCGGTGACTGA
- a CDS encoding adenosylhomocysteinase gives MTTPISERLDDLDEARDSGRRKMDWAIQHMPICGALREQFEADQPFAGERIGMAMHVEAKTAVLAEILAIGGAEVAITGCNPLSTHDDVSAALDAVDGITSYAERGVDDEEYYEAIEAVIGHKPTITVDDGMDLVAAIHEDYPELIDTIIGGAEETTTGVHRLRAMDDDGELDYPVFAVNDTPMKRLFDNVHGTGESSLASIAMTTNLSWAGKTVVVSGYGDCGKGVAKKASGQNADVIVTEVEPRRALEAHMEGYDVKPMAEAAAEGDVFITTTGNRDVIVEEHFEAMQDGVLLANAGHFDVEVDLDALSDLAADTYEARDGVQTYEMADGRRLNVLAEGRLVNLATPIALGHPVEVMDQSFGVQAVCVRELVENGDDYEAGVHAVPDRLDKEVAEIKLDAEGVDFDSLTDTQAEYMDSWQHGT, from the coding sequence ATGACGACGCCTATTTCGGAGCGACTTGATGACCTTGACGAGGCTCGCGATTCCGGCCGCCGAAAGATGGACTGGGCTATCCAGCATATGCCCATCTGCGGCGCGCTCCGTGAGCAGTTCGAGGCCGACCAGCCCTTTGCCGGCGAACGCATCGGCATGGCGATGCACGTCGAAGCCAAGACCGCCGTCCTCGCGGAAATCCTCGCAATCGGTGGCGCGGAAGTCGCCATCACCGGCTGTAACCCGCTCTCGACGCACGACGACGTGAGTGCCGCACTCGACGCCGTCGACGGCATCACTTCCTACGCCGAGCGCGGCGTCGACGACGAGGAGTACTACGAGGCTATCGAGGCTGTCATCGGCCACAAGCCGACCATCACCGTCGACGACGGAATGGACCTCGTCGCGGCCATCCACGAGGACTATCCGGAACTCATCGACACTATCATCGGTGGGGCAGAGGAGACGACGACCGGCGTCCACCGACTGCGCGCGATGGACGATGACGGCGAACTCGACTATCCTGTGTTCGCTGTCAACGACACGCCGATGAAGCGCCTGTTCGACAACGTCCACGGCACCGGCGAATCCTCGCTGGCCTCGATTGCGATGACGACGAATCTCTCGTGGGCCGGCAAGACCGTCGTCGTCTCCGGGTACGGTGACTGCGGCAAAGGTGTCGCAAAGAAAGCCAGCGGTCAGAACGCCGACGTGATTGTGACCGAGGTCGAGCCCCGCCGTGCGCTCGAAGCCCACATGGAGGGCTACGACGTGAAGCCGATGGCCGAGGCCGCCGCCGAGGGCGACGTGTTCATCACGACCACCGGCAACCGCGATGTCATCGTTGAGGAGCACTTCGAGGCGATGCAGGACGGCGTCCTGCTCGCCAACGCCGGCCACTTCGACGTAGAGGTCGACCTCGACGCGCTGTCGGACCTCGCCGCCGACACCTACGAGGCCCGCGACGGCGTCCAGACCTACGAGATGGCCGACGGCCGCCGCCTGAACGTGCTGGCCGAGGGCCGGCTGGTCAATCTCGCGACGCCCATCGCACTCGGGCACCCCGTCGAGGTAATGGATCAGAGCTTCGGCGTGCAGGCCGTCTGTGTCCGCGAACTGGTCGAGAACGGCGACGACTACGAGGCCGGTGTCCACGCCGTCCCGGACCGGCTCGACAAGGAAGTCGCGGAGATCAAGCTCGACGCTGAGGGTGTCGACTTCGACTCGCTGACTGACACCCAGGCCGAGTATATGGATTCCTGGCAGCACGGGACGTAG
- a CDS encoding acyltransferase has protein sequence MAVHETAQVENATLGTVEIREYVTIHDADIGDGVQIYEGASIKKATIHGPTDINANAYVENATLGESVQVGPNASIVGVTHDLTDAGMEFQNDTFDEIVIENGAFVGAGAVILPGVTVGENAVVGAGTTVTEDVPAETVVRSATETVQRSL, from the coding sequence ATGGCTGTCCACGAGACCGCCCAGGTCGAGAACGCGACGCTGGGCACCGTCGAGATTCGCGAATACGTGACGATCCACGACGCCGACATCGGCGACGGCGTCCAGATTTACGAAGGGGCCTCGATCAAGAAGGCGACTATCCATGGACCGACCGATATCAACGCGAACGCCTACGTCGAGAACGCGACGCTTGGCGAGTCCGTCCAGGTCGGGCCCAACGCCTCCATCGTCGGCGTAACCCACGACCTCACCGACGCAGGCATGGAGTTTCAGAACGACACGTTCGACGAGATAGTCATCGAGAACGGGGCTTTCGTCGGCGCTGGCGCGGTGATCCTTCCGGGCGTCACGGTCGGCGAAAACGCCGTCGTCGGTGCCGGAACCACCGTCACCGAAGACGTCCCAGCCGAGACCGTGGTCCGGAGCGCCACGGAGACGGTACAGCGCTCCCTCTGA